A region of the Channa argus isolate prfri chromosome 3, Channa argus male v1.0, whole genome shotgun sequence genome:
tttgccaatTCAAAATAAGGTCGTACTAACTTTTGAAAATGACTATAAATGCTTCCTCTTGCCATCACCTGCTCCTGTTTGTTTAGTTAAATCGAGGCGGTAATTCTTTTTGGTCAGGCAGTGCATATTATCGACGCTAAAAACCACAATCAACATTCATTCACAATCAACAATCATTCTCATAGGCTTTGAGTTAatgataaaagaagaaaaggagattCAGACCCTCATACCGTTGCATCGCGCAACACTTTATCTAACCTGTAATCCACCTTTGAAGAACGGGGCTCTGGGTAAAGTCTGTGTCATCTATCACTGctctttatgtttatatttactttCCTCATTCAAAAGTATTAAGTAAGATAAAACTGGAAACGggaacattttacagcattacAATGTAAAGACTGACCCATATGAAATCACATGAACACACTGAGAAACTGATGCTTAGATACAATCTTTTATGTACAGTCCAGTTCCCCCACAGGAGGAGGTTTAATATATAGAACACAGTATTTACAACTGCCGGTTTGTGTTGTAGTCTTCTAATATCCATCTATATACAGGTTTTAAAATTCTTCTGTGAATCTGAGCCGATGGTTTATTGTGCACGCCTACCATTAAAACTACACAGctaaacaaagaaacagctaacacaaccattcacgctaacatattttttttgttcaatcaTCAAAGCGAACCGATCGACATGCATTAATGTCGATAGAGAACTTCTTATTGGAGGGAGCATTAAACCCGAGTCCTGCTCCCCTGTTACTGATGTCCATTCGACGCGAATGAGCACGTTCAAATTCTCCCATGAGCCCTTGCCGCAACTGCTGCTGTGCTTCCTTTCCCATTGCCATCGTTGCTCCCCCAGTGCTGCCTGCAGCTGGCTGGAAACCCTTTTTGAAGCCGCCCATCAACCGCAGGAACTTCTGCTGCGTCTCAGAGCTGTCGAACTGGGCAGTGCTCCACTGGCCGAAAccctgaaaaacacagacattcaaTGCAAGTATTACAAACAGTGGTACAACAATGACTTTTACACATAGTGGTTAGTTTATTTGTTATGAGGAGGCTGTATCCTCTGCGGTTATTTAGAGAAGTGTGCATCACAAATTGGGCACGTGGAATGTGAAATGTGATGGCTTTTATCAGGGGTAGACAGGGTGGATGTTGAAAAGAATGGTATTTAACTGCAAAATGGTAATAAAAGGGAATTAAAATACAGGTAATCTCTGCGTCAGTTTGGAATCCAGTAGGCAAAACTGTTCTATTTCTTTTCCAAGACAGATGTTGATACTGACCGAAGGTTTAGCTGGTTTTACTGGCAAAGAGGCCTTGTCAATCTCCATCTGTAAAGCTTGTCTTCTCTCCTTTGAAAAAATATAACACACTTCATTAGGCTTCACAGACATGCCAAACAATGAGAGtcctaaaacagaaaaaaaaaagaaaaataatggtAACCCTCAAGAAAACCTGCTAAATGTGAGAGTAGCATTTTGGATCTCATCTCATCTTGCATCTCATTTTGGATGTTCTGGAAGGGAATCAGCATAATTCCCAGGATGTCGAAGTTTATTTATGCCCAATATAGCAAATGAACAATAAATGCCACAGTGATGTAGAGGTAATGAGAGTTCAGTTTACCTGGTTGATTGTGATCTCATCAGTGTTTCCACTCTTCTCTGACAGGAACACCACGTCCACTTGGGGAGACtcctaaaacacaaaccaagTTCACAGGCCATGCAAAAATTCAAGTCCAAGGACAGGGTTAATgaactcacacacattcactcaccAGAGGTTcttcttcctgttcttctttaatcttcttcctcctcttttttgaTCCACTTTCATCTCTGATGTCATCCTCCACCTGTTCTATCTGAGCAGAGcgcttcttctttttgtttttcttgcttgtTTGAGTTTCTCTACACTGTTCATCATCTACAACTTGTTTGACCTTTTTTGATAAtggttctttctcctctttcttaGACTTTTTGATTTTCTTCCTTTCCCCTATTTCACTGACCTCTACAGACGATGCTctatccttttctttttgtctttttgtctttaactCCGTCTTTTTGGATTTATCATCTTTGTTTAGCAATTTGTCCTCCTCCACCTTTTCCCCCAGTGAtgctttgctcctttttttGGTGCCTTCAATAATTGGTGTTTCAACTTCACTTCCATCTTCTTCAGTTttgactttcttcttcttcttcttctttactttGACCTCCTCAGCCACGTTAGTCTCCAACTTTACTCCATTCTCAGACACTTTACTTTTCTGTTTAGACACACTTGTTCCATACATAACTACAGTGGTTTCCCTTTTCTCATTCCATTTAAGTTGCTCCTCAGTCTCATCttcaattaaaatattgtttctgtctttcttggCTTTCTTTTGCCCTCTAttctttttagtttgcttttcatcctcatcttctgtctccatctttacattgtcttgtttagtttgttcagacctatttttcactttctttggtttcttttcttcttctacgATACCCATTGCAGATCCCACATGATTCTCGTCATCGGCcgtctgctttttcttcttcttctttttgctcACTCCATCCTTGACATAAGAAGCACTCGTCTCAATTAGAGGTTCATGAACAagtcttctcttcttctttttcttcttctcctccattACATCACATCTATCCACGGACTCCTCCTCTAAAACCACTGTCTCAAcgtttttacttttcttttttacttctgTCACCTCTGCTAATCTCTCACTATCACAGTTTATGTTTTTAGGCAGAGAGgcttgttcttttttgtgtttcttattcTTTTTCTCCTCACTCATCCCTTCCTTTGGATTTATCTTCCCTTTTTCCACAGCAACAGACCTCTGGCTGTTCTGGtgacaaaaatacaattattaaaagACAATGCTAATCTCTGGGATTAAACTGTATATTCTGGTTTGTAGGACTCATGT
Encoded here:
- the knop1 gene encoding lysine-rich nucleolar protein 1 isoform X1: MSEEKKNKKHKKEQASLPKNINCDSERLAEVTEVKKKSKNVETVVLEEESVDRCDVMEEKKKKKKRRLVHEPLIETSASYVKDGVSKKKKKKKQTADDENHVGSAMGIVEEEKKPKKVKNRSEQTKQDNVKMETEDEDEKQTKKNRGQKKAKKDRNNILIEDETEEQLKWNEKRETTVVMYGTSVSKQKSKVSENGVKLETNVAEEVKVKKKKKKKVKTEEDGSEVETPIIEGTKKRSKASLGEKVEEDKLLNKDDKSKKTELKTKRQKEKDRASSVEVSEIGERKKIKKSKKEEKEPLSKKVKQVVDDEQCRETQTSKKNKKKKRSAQIEQVEDDIRDESGSKKRRKKIKEEQEEEPLESPQVDVVFLSEKSGNTDEITINQERRQALQMEIDKASLPVKPAKPSGFGQWSTAQFDSSETQQKFLRLMGGFKKGFQPAAGSTGGATMAMGKEAQQQLRQGLMGEFERAHSRRMDISNRGAGLGFNAPSNKKFSIDINACRSVRFDD
- the knop1 gene encoding transcriptional regulator ATRX homolog isoform X2, with amino-acid sequence MSEEKKNKKHKKEQASLPKNINCDSERLAEVTEVKKKSKNVETVVLEEESVDRCDVMEEKKKKKKRRLVHEPLIETSASYVKDGVSKKKKKKKQTADDENHVGSAMGIVEEEKKPKKVKNRSEQTKQDNVKMETEDEDEKQTKKNRGQKKAKKDRNNILIEDETEEQLKWNEKRETTVVMYGTSVSKQKSKVSENGVKLETNVAEEVKVKKKKKKKVKTEEDGSEVETPIIEGTKKRSKASLGEKVEEDKLLNKDDKSKKTELKTKRQKEKDRASSVEVSEIGERKKIKKSKKEEKEPLSKKVKQVVDDEQCRETQTSKKNKKKKRSAQIEQVEDDIRDESGSKKRRKKIKEEQEEEPLESPQVDVVFLSEKSGNTDEITINQNIQNEMQDEMRSKMLLSHLAGFLEGYHYFSFFFLF